A single genomic interval of Spinacia oleracea cultivar Varoflay chromosome 6, BTI_SOV_V1, whole genome shotgun sequence harbors:
- the LOC110792457 gene encoding type I inositol polyphosphate 5-phosphatase 2 — protein sequence MKTRRGRRDQAYWPSLVMKKWLNIKPKEYEFSEDDFDTETESEDDAISCKESKVKEAKDRFRRPEGIRFQSACTNQVSDKPERQSKHRRGISETLRVEYMKTKDVRVTIGTWNVAGRSPSEGLDIDDWLCMEEPADIYIIGFQEVIPLNPGNVLGAEDNKPIPKWESFIRKTLNKTSEPEGAYKSYSAPPSPILRPSSTIDPLTIEAIVIPSNESSITRNLSLDLGRHELKAKYSEETKALIKRIYGIDSDRRLTIPTNNNPSSTLKLRRVLSSSGMSGVSWLGGNPLSFDTNNGGLMKRLQPSFGNFIEEELPERSEDSHESASDASDEFSGEEDEDGFLFGLPEEDSPPNFVNGGNTRRKYVRIVSKQMVGIYVSVWVRKKLRRHISNLKVLPVGVGFMGYMGNKGSISVSMSLYQSRMCFVCSHLTSGHKDGDQNRRNDNVYEIIKRTRFTSIIDDKQPHNIPSHDQIFWFGDLNYRLNMTDSEIRKHAAKKEWSELINSDQLSTELRSGHVFDGWKEGAITFPPTYKYEINSDRYVGENPKEGEKRRSPAWCDRILWSGKGIKQHFYKRSEIKISDHRPVSSSFSIEVEALDPRKLQRTLHYNTAAIHPEIFPDADGHF from the exons ATGAAAACTCGACGAGGAAGACGTGATCAG GCTTATTGGCCGTCGCTGGTTATGAAGAAATGGCTTAATATTAAGCCGAAGGAGTACGAATTTAGCGAAGATGATTTCGATACTGAGACTGAAAGCGAAGATGATG CAATTTCGTGTAAGGAATCAAAAGTGAAGGAAGCCAAAGACCGTTTCCGTAGACCTGAGGGGATCCGATTCCAATCCGCGTGCACAAATCAAGTATCAG ACAAGCCGGAACGACAGTCGAAACACAGAAGAGGAATTTCCGAAACGTTGCGAGTAGAATACATGAAAACAAAAGATGTGAG AGTGACAATAGGAACATGGAATGTAGCAGGAAGATCTCCATCTGAAGGACTTGATATAGATGACTGGCTTTGCATGGAGGAACCAGCTGATATCTATATTATTGG TTTCCAGGAAGTGATCCCCTTAAACCCAggaaacgtactaggagcagaAGACAACAAACCAATCCCAAAATGGGAATCATTCATCCGCAAAACCCTAAACAAAACATCTGAACCTGAAGGAGCTTACAAAAGCTACAGTGCACCCCCTTCACCAATCCTAAGACCATCTTCAACAATCGATCCTCTTACAATCGAAGCCATTGTTATACCTTCAAACGAATCTTCAATCACACGAAACCTAAGTCTCGATTTAGGAAGACATGAACTCAAAGCAAAATACAGTGAAGAAACAAAAGCCTTGATTAAAAGAATCTACGGAATTGACAGTGACAGAAGACTCACAATCCCTACAAATAACAACCCATCTTCTACTCTGAAATTACGCAGAGTTCTTAGCAGTTCAGGAATGTCAGGGGTTTCTTGGTTAGGAGGAAACCCTCTTTCTTTTGATACTAACAATGGTGGATTAATGAAGAGGTTACAACCGAGTTTTGGTAACTTTATTGAGGAAGAACTTCCTGAAAGGTCTGAAGATTCTCATGAGTCTGCTTCAGATGCTTCTGATGAATTTTCaggggaagaagatgaagatggTTTTTTGTTTGGTTTACCAGAGGAGGATAGTCCACCGAATTTTGTTAATGGTGGGAATACACGTCGAAAGTATGTTCGGATTGTTAGTAAGCAAATGGTTGGGATTTATGTTTCTGTTTGGGTTCGTAAGAAGTTGAGGAGACATATAAGTAATTTGAAGGTTTTACCCGTTGGTGTTGGCTTCATGGGTTACATGGGCAACAAG GGATCAATATCTGTAAGCATGTCTCTGTATCAATCACGTATGTGCTTCGTGTGCTCTCATCTTACATCTGGCCACAAGGATGGAGATCAAAACAGGCGAAATGATAATGTGTATGAAATCATTAAACGTACTCGATTCACATCCATAATTGATGATAAACAGCCACATAACATTCCTTCTCATGA TCAAATATTCTGGTTTGGGGACTTGAATTACCGCCTCAATATGACGGATTCCGAGATAAGAAAACATGCTGCAAAAAAAGAATGGAGTGAACTCATTAACAGTGATCAG TTAAGTACAGAGCTTCGCAGTGGACATGTGTTTGATGGATGGAAAGAGGGGGCAATCACTTTTCCACCTACGTACAAGTATGAAATCAACTCGGATAGATATGTTGGCGAAAACCCGAAAGAAGGCGAGAAGAGGAGATCACCAGCATG GTGTGATAGAATACTTTGGTCAGGAAAAGGCATAAAACAGCATTTCTACAAAAGATCTGAAATAAAGATATCAGATCATCGTCCTGTTAGTTCTTCATTCTCAATAGAAGTTGAAGCTTTAGACCCCAGAAAGCTTCAAAGAACTCTTCATTACAACACTGCAGCAATACATCCTGAGATATTTCCTGATGCAGATGGGCATTTCTAA
- the LOC110792441 gene encoding peroxidase 20, giving the protein MAIVRLLLVILFVINGIERSNQSLVLDYYKESCPLLEEIVRYIVKTKVIRQPRVAAQLLRLHFHDCFVQGCDGSVLLDSNGVIVSEKGANPNRNSLRGFEVIDDIKAAVEEACPWTVSCADIVAIAARDSVVLRGGPSWEVWLGRRDSLTASFNGANKFIPTPNLSLDALIANFAQQGLDTKDLVALSGSHTIGVARCVSFRKRIYNPGFQENIYERYSEFQDSLKSICPRTGNDNELAPLDYSTPTFFDNHYYENLVESKGLLHSDNVLVLEDEGGDIQQRVWAYAKSRTFFFDSFASSMIKMGNIDVLTGVQGEIRKDCRFINA; this is encoded by the exons ATGGCAATTGTCAGACTATTGTTAGTCATTTTGTTTGTAATTAATGGAATAGAAAGATCAAACCAAAGTCTTGTTCTTGATTATTACAAGGAATCATGCCCTTTATTGGAAGAAATTGTGAGGTATATTGTGAAGACTAAAGTGATAAGGCAGCCTCGAGTAGCGGCTCAATTGTTGAGACTCCATTTCCATGATTGTTTTGTGCAG GGATGTGATGGATCGGTATTGTTGGACAGCAATGGTGTGATTGTGAGTGAAAAGGGAGCAAATCCAAATAGGAATTCACTCAGAGGGTTTGAAGTAATTGATGATATAAAGGCTGCAGTAGAAGAAGCATGTCCATGGACAGTTTCTTGTGCTGATATTGTTGCTATTGCTGCTCGTGATTCAGTTGTTTTG AGAGGTGGACCATCATGGGAAGTTTGGCTAGGAAGAAGAGACTCCTTAACAGCAAGCTTCAATGGTGCCAACAAGTTCATTCCAACTCCAAACTTATCATTAGATGCACTCATTGCCAATTTCGCCCAACAGGGTCTTGATACCAAGGACTTAGTAGCATTATCAG GTAGTCATACAATAGGGGTAGCAAGATGTGTAAGTTTCAGGAAAAGAATCTACAATCCAGGTTTTCAAGAAAACATCTATGAAAGATATTCAGAGTTTCAGGATTCCCTGAAATCAATATGCCCAAGAACAGGGAATGATAATGAATTAGCACCCCTTGATTATAGTACACCGACATTTTTCGACAACCATTACTACGAAAACTTGGTAGAATCAAAAGGGCTGCTGCATTCAGATAATGTTCTGGTGCTTGAAGATGAAGGTGGAGATATACAGCAGAGAGTTTGGGCTTATGCCAAAAGCAGAACGTTTTTCTTTGATTCTTTTGCAAGTTCGATGATTAAGATGGGTAATATTGATGTATTAACTGGGGTTCAAGGTGAGATTAGGAAGGATTGTAGGTTTATTAATGCttga